One Candidatus Neomarinimicrobiota bacterium DNA segment encodes these proteins:
- a CDS encoding ARMT1-like domain-containing protein, with product MKTHVDCFPCIINQTLEAAQKNQIPDGKKKEVVYNVLEMLRELPDDITPPEVSHRMHRMIGDSLGNDDPYQKARSEANVTAMDIIPGIRKKIKRSSNPLETAIRYAIAGQVFDGETGDGKADIHRELEYAPKAEFGINHLNKLTGALYDADRVVYLANAAGELAFDRLLIEVLRDMFTAEIVLVVRKEPVLTNATLDDAAFVGVEPLVNLVANRSDAPVTIFEDAGSGVKQQLSDADVVIAKGQTHYESLNNEDLNIFFLFQVNCPVISKELDAELHQYVVLHPGG from the coding sequence ATGAAGACCCACGTTGACTGTTTCCCCTGTATCATCAATCAGACACTGGAAGCCGCCCAGAAAAATCAGATACCGGATGGCAAGAAGAAGGAGGTCGTCTACAACGTGCTGGAGATGCTCCGGGAGCTGCCGGACGATATCACCCCGCCGGAGGTGAGCCATCGCATGCACCGGATGATCGGCGACTCGCTGGGCAACGATGATCCATATCAGAAGGCGCGGAGTGAAGCCAACGTGACGGCCATGGACATCATCCCCGGCATTCGCAAGAAGATCAAGCGGTCGAGCAACCCATTGGAAACTGCAATACGATACGCCATCGCGGGACAGGTTTTTGACGGTGAGACCGGCGACGGGAAAGCGGATATCCACCGGGAATTGGAGTATGCTCCCAAGGCCGAATTCGGCATCAATCATTTGAATAAGCTGACCGGGGCACTGTACGACGCAGATCGCGTCGTTTATCTTGCGAACGCCGCCGGAGAACTCGCCTTCGACCGGCTGCTCATTGAAGTGCTGCGGGATATGTTTACCGCCGAAATCGTACTGGTGGTGCGGAAAGAGCCGGTGCTCACCAACGCCACCCTGGACGATGCCGCGTTCGTTGGCGTAGAGCCGCTGGTCAATCTCGTAGCCAACAGAAGCGATGCGCCGGTCACCATATTCGAGGATGCCGGCTCAGGCGTCAAACAGCAGCTCAGCGACGCCGATGTCGTCATCGCTAAGGGACAGACCCATTACGAATCCCTAAACAACGAAGACCTGAATATTTTCTTCCTGTTTCAGGTGAATTGTCCGGTGATCAGCAAGGAGCTGGATGCGGAGTTGCATCAGTATGTTGTTCTTCATCCTGGAGGATGA
- a CDS encoding protein kinase, with translation MIGEVVSHYRILQNVGGGGMGVVYRARDTKLERDVALKFLPPQLTKDAEAKDRLIHEARAASSLDHPNICTIHEIDETESGQLFICMAHYEGKTLKEILGENPLKIENAVDIAMQIGRGLAKAHKQGIVHRDVKPANIIVTPEGVAKIVDFGLAKVAEDSLAQKAGIMGTAAYMAPEQITGDKGDGRTDIWALGAILYEMLTGDVPFQGVYEQAMMYSILNTDPEPVGTLRPEIPGELARVIETALQKNPGRRYQQMEDLLNDLWSLTQQFELSVNKKKQIQGIDAPVALAIMPFFNMSMEPEKEYLCEGFSQDIRDTLSRIAGLTVTPHSIVLDAREKHEDIRDLGKELKAEALLEGAVRQTDDRLKITTQLINVLDGNHLWAERYDRPLEEILEIKEEICLAILEQLGVEIDGREKQKVTRPPTTSIQAYDAYLNGKYQSHLYLKEALFESVYHFQYAVKEDPDFVEAHTALAKSMFWLGTGDFDIPPGEILPDAEEAVNTALERNKHSANAQAVLAAIQHRYRNNWSEAEMRYKQSLEIEPGLAFAMHNYAMLLICFKRRDEALEYAQAVRERHPRTVLANIVAGKAHFYRREYQEAVRRFADAATANPKLPTVHVYHGYASAQVGEYYQALQSFDQAMKLSPNSAFCAIGKAFGLAVTGEEDSSLGILDELQKRPDTDFVSGVGLARIYCALERREESLANLQKAVDENDPWLPFVAVDPLLRNLHGTSVFDQFLREHLPEFSTALTAEK, from the coding sequence ATGATAGGTGAAGTCGTCTCCCATTATCGTATCCTCCAAAACGTCGGCGGAGGCGGTATGGGCGTGGTGTATCGCGCCAGAGATACCAAACTGGAGCGGGACGTCGCCCTGAAGTTTCTGCCGCCTCAGCTCACCAAAGATGCCGAGGCCAAGGATCGCCTGATCCACGAGGCGCGGGCGGCCTCGTCGCTGGATCACCCGAATATTTGCACCATCCATGAAATTGATGAAACTGAAAGCGGTCAGCTGTTCATCTGTATGGCGCACTATGAAGGCAAAACGCTGAAGGAAATCCTTGGAGAGAATCCTTTAAAGATTGAAAACGCCGTGGATATTGCCATGCAGATTGGCCGGGGACTGGCGAAGGCGCATAAGCAGGGGATCGTCCACAGAGACGTGAAGCCGGCCAATATCATCGTCACCCCGGAAGGCGTGGCCAAAATTGTGGACTTTGGTCTGGCGAAGGTTGCGGAGGATTCCCTCGCTCAGAAAGCCGGAATCATGGGCACCGCGGCCTATATGGCGCCGGAGCAGATTACCGGCGACAAGGGGGACGGCCGGACGGATATCTGGGCGCTGGGCGCGATCCTGTACGAAATGTTGACCGGTGATGTCCCGTTTCAGGGCGTTTACGAGCAGGCGATGATGTACTCCATTCTGAATACCGATCCGGAACCGGTCGGGACACTCCGGCCGGAAATCCCCGGGGAGCTCGCGCGGGTTATTGAAACTGCCCTGCAGAAAAATCCCGGGCGCCGATACCAGCAGATGGAAGATCTGCTGAACGATCTCTGGTCGCTGACCCAGCAGTTTGAACTGTCAGTTAATAAAAAGAAACAAATACAGGGGATCGATGCGCCGGTGGCGCTGGCAATTATGCCGTTTTTTAACATGAGCATGGAGCCGGAGAAAGAGTATCTCTGCGAAGGGTTCAGTCAGGATATCAGAGATACCCTGTCGCGAATTGCTGGACTGACGGTTACCCCGCACAGCATCGTGCTGGACGCCCGGGAGAAGCACGAGGACATCCGGGATCTTGGTAAAGAGCTGAAGGCCGAAGCTCTATTGGAAGGGGCTGTACGCCAGACAGATGACCGACTGAAAATCACGACTCAACTGATCAACGTGCTCGACGGAAACCATCTCTGGGCGGAACGATATGACCGTCCTCTGGAGGAAATCCTCGAAATCAAGGAGGAGATCTGCCTGGCCATCCTTGAGCAGCTGGGCGTAGAGATCGACGGCAGGGAAAAGCAAAAAGTCACCCGGCCTCCGACCACCTCGATTCAAGCGTACGATGCATATCTCAATGGGAAATACCAGAGCCACCTGTACCTGAAAGAGGCGCTGTTTGAAAGCGTCTACCATTTTCAATACGCGGTGAAGGAAGATCCCGACTTCGTTGAGGCCCATACTGCGCTGGCAAAATCCATGTTTTGGCTGGGGACCGGAGATTTTGATATTCCGCCCGGTGAAATACTACCGGATGCTGAGGAAGCGGTGAACACAGCACTGGAGCGAAACAAGCATTCGGCCAATGCCCAGGCCGTTCTCGCGGCTATTCAGCATCGGTATCGCAATAACTGGTCGGAAGCCGAGATGCGATACAAACAGTCGCTGGAGATTGAGCCGGGACTGGCTTTTGCCATGCACAATTATGCTATGTTGCTGATCTGTTTTAAACGCCGGGACGAGGCGCTGGAATATGCCCAGGCTGTCCGGGAGCGTCATCCCCGCACCGTCCTGGCAAATATTGTGGCAGGAAAGGCGCACTTTTACCGACGGGAATATCAGGAGGCGGTACGACGCTTTGCAGATGCGGCTACCGCCAACCCTAAACTTCCGACTGTACATGTCTACCATGGATACGCCAGTGCGCAGGTCGGCGAGTACTACCAGGCACTGCAGTCGTTTGATCAGGCGATGAAACTGTCGCCAAACTCCGCATTTTGCGCCATCGGCAAGGCATTTGGCCTGGCGGTGACCGGAGAGGAGGATTCTTCACTGGGAATACTTGATGAATTGCAGAAGAGGCCGGATACCGATTTCGTCTCCGGCGTCGGACTTGCCCGGATTTACTGTGCACTGGAACGCAGGGAAGAATCGCTGGCAAACCTTCAAAAGGCGGTGGATGAAAACGATCCCTGGCTGCCGTTTGTCGCCGTTGATCCCCTGCTCCGGAATCTCCACGGGACATCCGTATTCGACCAATTCTTACGGGAACACCTGCCGGAGTTTTCAACCGCGCTCACCGCAGAAAAATAA
- a CDS encoding SpoIIE family protein phosphatase produces the protein MNNQTEIQQLRAAVQELGVLNDIATAISSVNELDEVIELIVLKCVKHFQVEQGAVMLLDDEDKDKPFQTMIRQADASAESMPYHLGVQLSGWMIQNQQPLLVNDFESDSRFVSRQHDEFPIRSILGVPLRLQGEMMGILIIFNKQGEEGFTKEDQRLLSIIAAQSAQVIENARLYEEEQELIRMEEDLRVARDIQVNLLPKSNPDIPGYDIAGISIPAKKVGGDYYDFIRINEHRWAFCLGDISGKGIPASLLMANLQATLRSQTLFGHSCKECLERSNLLLYRSTDLQKFATLFYVILDAEKNHIEYSKAGHEPPFLISGNLQVRRLNTGGTILGFREDATYEEEMLDFAPGDSLVIYSDGITDAMNEEEEHFGEDRFEEALKKHHTKSAEELIEVVIESIQKFVGDAPQLDDMTLLVIRREKT, from the coding sequence CTGGGCGTCCTGAACGACATCGCCACTGCCATCAGCTCGGTAAATGAACTGGACGAGGTCATCGAACTCATCGTCCTGAAGTGTGTGAAGCATTTCCAGGTGGAGCAGGGAGCGGTGATGTTGCTGGACGATGAAGATAAGGACAAACCGTTCCAGACCATGATCCGGCAGGCGGATGCCTCTGCGGAGTCCATGCCGTATCACCTGGGCGTGCAGCTTTCGGGCTGGATGATCCAAAATCAACAACCGCTGTTGGTCAACGATTTCGAGAGCGACAGCCGGTTCGTCAGCCGGCAGCATGACGAGTTTCCTATCCGGTCGATACTCGGTGTACCGTTACGGTTACAGGGCGAGATGATGGGGATCCTCATTATCTTCAATAAACAGGGTGAAGAAGGATTCACCAAGGAAGATCAGCGGCTGCTCTCTATCATTGCGGCGCAGTCTGCGCAGGTGATTGAGAACGCCCGCCTCTACGAAGAGGAGCAGGAGCTGATACGCATGGAAGAAGATCTCCGGGTGGCGCGGGATATCCAGGTGAATCTGCTGCCGAAATCCAATCCGGACATCCCCGGATACGACATCGCGGGGATAAGTATCCCAGCGAAAAAAGTCGGCGGCGATTATTACGATTTTATCCGGATAAACGAGCATCGCTGGGCGTTCTGTCTGGGAGATATTTCCGGCAAGGGTATTCCGGCTTCACTGCTCATGGCCAACCTCCAGGCGACGCTCCGGAGCCAGACACTGTTTGGCCATTCCTGCAAAGAATGCCTGGAACGCTCCAACTTACTCCTGTATCGCAGCACGGATCTCCAAAAATTTGCGACACTGTTTTACGTTATCCTGGATGCGGAAAAAAATCACATTGAATATTCCAAGGCGGGACACGAACCGCCCTTTTTAATCTCTGGGAATTTGCAGGTGCGGCGGTTAAACACCGGCGGGACAATCCTGGGTTTCCGGGAGGACGCCACCTACGAGGAGGAGATGCTCGACTTTGCGCCTGGCGATTCGCTGGTGATCTACTCCGATGGCATTACCGACGCCATGAATGAGGAGGAAGAGCACTTCGGCGAAGATCGGTTCGAGGAAGCGCTGAAAAAGCACCATACGAAATCCGCTGAGGAACTCATCGAGGTTGTTATTGAGTCTATTCAAAAATTTGTGGGAGATGCCCCCCAATTGGATGACATGACCCTGCTGGTCATCAGGCGTGAAAAGACATGA